The following DNA comes from Teredinibacter haidensis.
CTTCAAACTCAACGGGTTATTCGACAAAGCAGAAATTCAAATGAGTAACGCGCTACGTTTGACCAAAGAGCCCGATGAGCAGATCAGAGCAAAAATCCAGGAAGAGTTAAAAAATATTCGTAGAATGCGTCGCGAACTCGCAGAGCTCTAAGGCAACTCTACACACACGTATAATGCTCCCCAGACGTGGGGCGGGGGATTGTTGGTGTTGAGATGAAACAACCCCCCAACGATTCAGCCATTTTTAGCGAACGAAAACACTTTTCAGCAAGCCCCTATATATCCCCGGGAACCGCTCTACCAATAGCCCAACGGCTACCAAGCAACCAATTTTCGACATTCTCGATACTCATTGGTCGAGCAATATGATACCCCTGCACACAGTCGCACTGGTACTCTAGCAAACGCTGATAGACATCTTCCGACTCAACGCCTTCGGCGACGACTTTTAAACCCAGATTGTGAGCAAGAGCGACCGTAGAGTTAACAATAATGTCATCCTGTTCATCACCCAGCATGTTTTGCACGAAAGACTTGTCAATTTTCAATGTTTTGACTGGTAGCCGTTTGAGGTAGGCCAACGATGAGTACCCTGTTCCGTAATCATCCACAGAAAAGCTAATGCCCTGTGAAGCCATTTTATCCATGATATCCTTTGCACGATTGGGATCAGCCAAAATAACCGACTCAGTGATCTCCATCTCCAAAAAGCGTCCATCCAAATCATACTTCTCCAGCAAGCGCTCCAACTCAGGCAGTAAGCGGTCGTCGGTCACGTTCCTAGGCGAAAGATTCATCGCTACGGTAATATCAAACCCTTGTCTTCGCCACGCTGCACATTGTTTTATGGTGTTTTCCATCACCCAACAAGTCATGGGGAAAATCATATTGGACTTTTCCGCAATGGGTACAAACTCGCTGGGAGGCACCATACCCAGGTCGGGATGATGCCAGCGCACCAGAGCTTCAAGACCGTAGACCTTATGTGAAACCAGATCAATTTTTGGCTGAAAATAAAGCATTAGGTCGTCTTCACGAATAGCTCTGCGCAAAGCACCGATAAGCTCCAACCGAGTTGGCGAGTGCGGGTCGTGATCTGGATCGTAAACAGAGACACCTTTTAATGTCTTTTTCGCGTGATACATGGCCACATCCGCATAACGCATTAACGTACTCAGATCCTGGGCCTGCTGCGGGTAAATTGAGATACCGATACTGGCACCAATTTCCGAACTGATACTTTCAATTTCAAAGGGTGCACTTAAGCAATCGAGAAAGCGGTGCCCCATCACAACAGCCTGCTGAACATTGCGTATGCGCGGCAGAAAAATGGCGAACTCATCGCCCCCCAAACGGGCCACCATTCCATCAACCTCGGAAAGCTCCGCTTCCAGCCGCGGCCCGAGCTGCTGCAACACACTATCCCCTGCCCGGTGACCAAGAGTATCGTTAATCTCTTTAAAACGATCCAAGTCGATTAAAAGCAAGGCCATCATGCGACCGGAGCCCTGGTTAGCCAAAGTATGCTCAACAGTGGAATACAACAGGGTTCTATTCGGTAAGCGAGTTAGCGAGTCGTGATTCGCCAAATACTCCATATGATCGAGGTACTGCTTTTGTGCCGTAATATCCCTGGTAATCCCCCAAGCGCGAGTCAGGAAACCATTTTCAACAACCCCAATCGCGGACGTCTGCATATAGCGCGACTCCTCCAGTTTACCCACGCGGGAAAACTCCTGATCTTCCAGCTTGTAACCATTTTTCACAAAGGTAAAAACATCGTGCCTATTCGACATGGAGCCACTGCGATTCAAGGGCAAACCCATCACGTCCTCCATTGAACGCACATTAAAGAGTTTCACCAGCATTTCATTGGCTTCGGCCAACACCGCACGCTTCAGCAGCTGTTCCACTTGTGTATTTATCGGCAGCCGGATATCGATAGCAGGGCATATATCGTAGCGCCAGATAGCATCAGAGCTATTGGCAATAAACGCCTTATAACGCGCATCACTGTCTTCGAGCGCCTTTTCACGCTCCACAATCTCGGTAATATCACCAACCACGAGGGTTACACCGATAACATTTTGGCCATCGTCCAGCACCGGTATTTTATCAACGTTAAACCAATAGACTTCGCCGTCTTCTTCTGCTCTTTCGCGGGAATTCCAGCTTGGCACACCGGTACGAGCCACCTGCATTATTTCTCGCTGGGTCTCGATCGCGTTATCCCAGTGTTGCGCCATCTCTACGATATTCTTACCACGGATCTCATCCAGCGCGCGCCAGCGGCGGGCTCGGCGATTTCCGTACAGCACAGTACCCCAGCGATCAAGGTAAAAAATTACCTCACGCATTACATCCATAACACTTAATAATTCACCGTTAACGGAAAGAGGAGAACCACCAGATGATGACATCCTGGAAAACGGGCTGGAAGTAGGCTTTCTCAAACTCTATAAACCTTAATGCGGAATTGGGCGTTGCCTAAAAGTATAGATCAAGGAATAAGAACACGCCGAATAGTCATACTTAGTAATTAAAAACAGGGGCTGTTGATCATCTAGAGATCAGATGCCCTTAATTTCCAGAGGGTGGCCACAATTACGACAAAAACTCGCG
Coding sequences within:
- a CDS encoding putative bifunctional diguanylate cyclase/phosphodiesterase yields the protein MRKPTSSPFSRMSSSGGSPLSVNGELLSVMDVMREVIFYLDRWGTVLYGNRRARRWRALDEIRGKNIVEMAQHWDNAIETQREIMQVARTGVPSWNSRERAEEDGEVYWFNVDKIPVLDDGQNVIGVTLVVGDITEIVEREKALEDSDARYKAFIANSSDAIWRYDICPAIDIRLPINTQVEQLLKRAVLAEANEMLVKLFNVRSMEDVMGLPLNRSGSMSNRHDVFTFVKNGYKLEDQEFSRVGKLEESRYMQTSAIGVVENGFLTRAWGITRDITAQKQYLDHMEYLANHDSLTRLPNRTLLYSTVEHTLANQGSGRMMALLLIDLDRFKEINDTLGHRAGDSVLQQLGPRLEAELSEVDGMVARLGGDEFAIFLPRIRNVQQAVVMGHRFLDCLSAPFEIESISSEIGASIGISIYPQQAQDLSTLMRYADVAMYHAKKTLKGVSVYDPDHDPHSPTRLELIGALRRAIREDDLMLYFQPKIDLVSHKVYGLEALVRWHHPDLGMVPPSEFVPIAEKSNMIFPMTCWVMENTIKQCAAWRRQGFDITVAMNLSPRNVTDDRLLPELERLLEKYDLDGRFLEMEITESVILADPNRAKDIMDKMASQGISFSVDDYGTGYSSLAYLKRLPVKTLKIDKSFVQNMLGDEQDDIIVNSTVALAHNLGLKVVAEGVESEDVYQRLLEYQCDCVQGYHIARPMSIENVENWLLGSRWAIGRAVPGDI